One window of the Larus michahellis chromosome 24, bLarMic1.1, whole genome shotgun sequence genome contains the following:
- the MLLT11 gene encoding protein AF1q — protein MLDTISSQYDSFIYWRMPIPRLDVAELEGLGLSDVALYKPKGGLGKLTGERDRVSQDISEEEDSLLQFNSFNFWRAPIASISSLDFDLI, from the coding sequence ATGCTGGACACCATCAGCAGCCAGTACGACTCCTTCATCTACTGGAGGATGCCGATCCCACGGCTGGAcgtggcagagctggaggggctggggctcagcgACGTGGCCCTCTACAAACCCAAAGGAGGGCTGGGCAAGCTCACCGGCGAGCGGGACCGGGTCAGCCAGGACATCTCCGAGGAAGAGGACAGTCTGCTGCAGTTCAACAGCTTTAATTTCTGGAGAGCTCCTATCGCTAGCATTAGCTCCTTAGATTTCGATCTAATTTGA